The DNA region CTCTCCAACGGAACCGGCCTTTCATCATATTTAACAAGTTTCATGTTGAATTCAGAAGCTAAAAATTCAGGATTTTTAACAGTAGCTGATAGACCGATAATTTGAGTCTTAGGATATAAATGCTTTATACGTTTTATCAAACCGTTAAGACGGGTCCCACGGTCTTCATCATCAATCATATGAATTTCATCAATCAAAACAACTCCCAAATTAGACAGGGATGATGAATTTCCATTTCTTAAAAGATAATCTATTCCTTCATAGGTTGCAACTACAATATCCGCTTTGGACACATCAGAATCCGGCAAATTCAGCTCACCTTTTGCCTTGACTCTGTTTCTTCCAACCTTAATTGCAACTTTAAGACCCAACTTTGAATACTTCTTTTTAAAATCACGGTATTTCTGATTTGCAAGAGCAACAAGAGGTGTGAGAAATACGAACTTTTTACCTTTTAGAGCTTCTGTAATACCTGCAAGCTCTCCAACCAAAGTTTTACCAGATCCCGTTGCACTTACGACAAGCAAATCTTCACCCTTAAGAAGGCCTTCCTTAATGGCCAGATACTGAACAGGCAGCAATTTTGTGTTGCCGGAATCCAGAAGAACCTGCTTAAAGTCTTTAGGTATCTTAAGTCTTTTCATATCAACTGGAGGTATGATATGCTTTGATTTTCGGGTCTTGTCAAACAATGTTAAATTTCTGTTTTTTATTGCATCAAAGTGAGGGTCCAGAACAGATAAAGTCTTTTCCAAACTTCCTGTCTTTTCCAGGGTTTTTTTAAGGTTTCTGAAAATGCTTGTATCAAATCCCTGAAGTTTAAGCTCTTCTTTTATTGTGTCATGCGCACAGTCCTTACAGATCAGCTGACCGTTATACTTATAGGAATATGATGAGTTTACAATTGTAATGTTTCCTTCAAAGGCACAGTAATCACATACCTGAGTTTTTCTAACCTTAATGTTATAGGACCTTAAGAATTTCTCAACCTTTTCATCGGGAGTTGCAAGAAAAACAGCCTGAGACCTTAATAATTTAATTACTTCCCCCGGCGGAAGCAGTTTTTCATTTAAAGTGGAATTATCCTTAAAATTATAATCTGCAACAAAGCGGGAAATAGCTAATGAATCTCCTTCATGAGAAAATTTGATATTTCCAACAAATTCAGGTTCTCTTTTATGATTTAAAGCTCCTTTTGGAGAACCTATTGGATATAATCTCCACTGTTTTTTTACTTTCTTTAAAACTAGCATTATATTTAAATATATTTCTAATTGTTAATATAGTTTAAAAAACAATAAAAATAAAAAAATAGTAAAAGATTGATTAGTCAATGTAATCCGCTGCAAACATGTTTGATTACGATAAGCTTTATATAACATCATGGGCATGAAGAATACGCATGTCAAAAAAGGTGAAATTTTCAAAAACAGACACAAAAATGAAACAAATGTTAGGCCGCAAAAAAAGATATAACCAAAAAGAATTAATACATATTATTTGGTATTTAAAGAAATACACGGATTAACAGGACTTACACCAAGTCAAATAATAGAAAAAGCAAAAAAAGTGTTTTGTGAGTTGTTATTCTATCATAATAATAAAAATAATTTTATAGTATACTATCATAAAATTTGGCTGATATCCACATACACCACATTCTGATTCTAAACCGGATATAATAAGCCACATCTTGGACATTCAACCATATTACTACAACATTTGAATCAGCAAAATCATTTTTTTCTTTCATCAACAAGCTGTGGCCTGTCACCAGACTTGTCCCAGTACTTGTTTAGCTCCATTCCACAGTTGATGCATCGTGTTGCATTGTCTTTGTTTGGATAGCTGCAGTAAAAGCATTGTTTGGTCATATTAATCACCCCCAAGTAATTTCTTCTTTGCTAATGCAAACTCATCATCAGTCAATAATCCTTCCTTGTACATATTTCCAAGCCTTTCCAGTTCATCCAATAATGAACCATTTTCCTGTTTAGTTTCCTGCGGTTCTGCTGTTCCGTGTTCAAGACCCCATCCACCTTCTTCGTATTGAGCACCACATGCACGTTCGTTGATTATATTTGTTAAATGATTTCTTACATATAATGGTGAGTTAAGCTCTCCTTTTATAGAAAACAAATGCACATGAATTTCTTGATTTTCAAGTAATAATATTGTGAATTCAAACATACCCTCCTTACGATTGGCTTTTACAATATTATCATAAGGTATTCTTAAATCCTTTTGGTCCCTAGTTGATTTTTTAAAAACAATTCCTTTATTAACAACCTGTAATTCTGTTTGTAAAACACGATTTTGTTCTGTTTGTTTTATACCACTAGTTGCGGCCCATCCAACAATACCTAATGTTAATGTAGCAACACCCCTTGTAAAGCCATCATGTGTAGATATTTTCAGGTCAGTGACTGGAAAAACCACTTTGCAACTTACACCCTCAAAAATATTATTTTCTGCCAATGCTTCTTCAAATATCTCTTCTTCTGATTTATTGTTACTAAATAATCCCATATCAATCAATAGTATATCTATCCCACAAAGATAATATAAGTTGTGTATAAATTCACTAATGCAGTACACTAGTAAGCAGGAATGTAACTTTGTATTGTCTTGCTTTCATTATTAACTGGAAGCAGGAGTATATTGGTGGGAGTTTGTGTTGGTATAATTAAATTAATGTTAAATCAATAAAAACAGTGATTATTACCTAAAAAAATAAAATGTTAACTGATAAAATATAAAAAAAAAATAATTTTGTGATAAAAAAAACTTACCAAAATCCAAAAAAATTTTTAGTAAGGTGGCAAGTTTTGCACACCCTACTCAATGTAATCAAATTTGGTTTCCATAATTATAATAATTACAAATGCAATAACTGCAACAACAAGGCAAGGTAATAAACTTGCGAAGTTTAAACTAACTGAACTCATGATTTCATAACCCGGAACCCTTAGTGATCCAAGCATTACACCAATAAGAAATGCCATGGTTACTTCTTCATGATTTTTAATAAGGTAATTTAAGATTTTTGAAAATCCAAGAATACCAATTACTGCTCCAATAACAAAAACAACCAGTTCTGTAATACGAAGCTCATGAATTGCATCCAGCATGTATGCATATTGGCCAAGTAACAGTAATAAAAATGATCCTGAAATTCCAGGTAAAATCATAGCACAAATTGCAATCATTCCTGAAATAAATATAACTGGCAGAGCGTGATTTGCTGCAATCGGATTAATACTTACGAATATATAAGTTAAAATTAAACCGATAAATGCAAATAAAATATTTTTAAGGCTGATTTTACTTAGCTTTCTAAATAAAATCACAGCAGATGCTATAATTAAACCAAAGAAGAATGAATATGTTAATGCAGTGTGCACTTCCATACAGTAAGTTACAACTTTAGCCAAGGTTAGAAATGCAATACCTATACCCAATACCAGTGGAATAAAGAATTTAAAATCTATTTCTTCCAACAAAGCATTTTTAAAACCTTTGAAATCCCCTTTAAAAAGAGGTTTTATAAAAGCAAATTTAATTTTACTGATAGATTCAATCAAATGACCATAAATTCCAGTTATCAGTGCAATTGTTCCACCTGAAACACCGGGAACAATGTCTGCAGACCCCATCAAAAGCCCGCGAATAAATATAAAAAAAGCTTCCCTAATATTAAAACTCAAATTATCACCCAATAATTAATTACTATATATATTAGTAATACTTAATTTAAATAGCTTATTGAAAAAAAGAAAAAAATTTGAATAATTCAAAAAGAATTATTCATCATTAAATGGCTGAGGAAGTTCACAAACTCCACTGCCTTTTGCAAGGTATGCGTATGCAAATGCCGCACAGATTGCACCGAGAATAGGTCCGACCAGATATATCGGGAAGAATCCCCAGAGGTTTTGACCTCCTAAAATCATATCCATCAAGTATGGTCCAAATGTACGGGCAGGATTAATTGAAGCACCTGTAAATGCACCCAGTACCGCAATTACTGCAGCTACGGTCATACCTATTGATATTCCTGCAAAGCCAGGTTCGGCTTTTTTATCAACTGCTACACCCATTACGACCATCATCAGGAAGAATGTTCCTAAAAACTCAGCAAACATTGCCTGCATGTAGCTTACTCCAAGTCCCGGAGCAGTTGCACCTAATCCTCCAACAGCTACTGCCGGAGCACCAAGACATAAGAATAAAGATAAACTTGCCAAACATGCACCTATAACCTGTGCAACTATATAATAGATACTGTCAACCAAAGCAATGTTTTTGGTTACAAGAAGCCCAATAGTTACAGCAGGATTCAAGTGTGCACCGGAAATCTTTCCAAACACATAGATACATACCATTACAGTTAGACCAAATGTCAATGCAATAGCAATCCAGTCACCCAAACCTCCTAAAAGTCCGATTCCTGCAAGACCAGGAGTAACACTCTCAGAAATCAATAAAGTCACTACAGCTGATCCTGTACCAAAAAATACAAGGAAAAATGTTCCAAGAAGTTCTGCAAAGAATTTTTTTCTTATATTACAAGTCATTTACCTCACCTATACAGCTTCTCTCCATTGACAGTATTCATGTTTGTTATCCACAAGTGAAGCTGCAGCACAGTTTTTACAACCTCTTACAGGTGACCCTGGTGCCTCTTTGTTAAGTGCAATGATATTTGTCATCATGGTTGCGGTAATAGGTTCTGAAGTTAAAAGACATGGATAGTCTGCCAATCTCATAAGTGAAGAGAATCTTACTGTAATTGCGCATGCAGGATAAGTGTATCTTTGTGGATTCATTACAATTTCGCTTTCTAAAATAGGACTTAAATCAACTGCAAATCCATTGATTTTTGGTACTAATTCTCCGCCGGTGCCTGCTCTGAATTTTCTTGCTGCACTGATTGCATTGAATCCTCTGTAAATCATGTCCATGAAATCACAGTTGTGCAACTCTGCAGCCGCACCTCTTGTCGGATATTGCTGTACAAAGTTATGGAATCTTTTAGAAAATAAATCAACCACCATTGGTGCATTGAATCCATCCAATTCTAAAATGAATTCTGTTGCACATGCAGATGAACCTGTAGCTAATTTAAGCACATCAAATTCAGATTTATAATTATCCAAGTTGGATGTTAATGTGTTTGCAATAACATCTGCAGTTGAGCGAACAATAGCTAAAGTCACGTCATCCTTACACATGTTATATGTGGACTGGCCGATGTGGTGTCCGATATCTCCAACACAGTATGCAGGCACTGTTACAATGTTTCCGTAATGCACTCCATCATCCATTGCAGATTTGACAGCAGAAGTCATTGCCTTTTTGTATTTGTTCATATAATCCCTTACATCAAATGAGGAGTGGTCTGCATCATCCATCAATGTGGCCTGACCTTCAATAGGAGTTTTGTAAATCATTTGAAGTGCTGCAATTTCTTTTTCTGTTGCTTCAGCGGCAGTTGCACCGGCTTCAATAGCGTTTGCAAATGCATCTCCAATACCGTATGAAGTATTCATACCCCAAGATTTTGCAGATAAAATTGCCTGTTTATGAGCTTCAGGAATGTCTGTTTTTTGAAGTATTTGATTTACAACATTACTGGTACTTCCAGGCATTAATGCAAAGTCCACGACACATGTTGGTCCATAAAATCCACCATATCTTCTAATGGATTCCTTTGCAACAAGAGCTTCATTATCGGCAATGGCCTGAATGAATTTGTCTACACTGTCAGCAAATTCGCCGTCCTCTTCACATAATATTTCCAATACAGGAGGAGTTTGGAAGTGTTCTATGAAAGGATCGTCTTCACATTTTAGAGTGTCTGTAATGGAAGATAAAATCTCGTAGTGGTTTTTAACAGATTCCTTGTGCAGGTTAATTACTGATTCTGCCTGATTGTCCAATGCTTTCATGCCTGCTACTACATCTGCATAAAGTTTTGCATCAGTAATTTTAAAGTCGTTGTACCTGTTTTCTGATATAACTGCAACGTCCGCTTTTTGAGCAGAAATTGACTCGTTAATCATTTTCTCATATAACTCTCTCATTTTTATCACCTGATAACAAAGGCAAATCAAGTATAATTGATAAAATACTTTTCTACCTTTAGTTAATAAATAATTATTCATATTATTACATAAATATGTTTAAATAATTTTTAAAAAAAAGAAAGTTACTAATTAATATATAACCAAATAAAAAAAGAGTTAAACAATATTAAAAAAATAAAGTGGAAAAATAACCACTTCAAAAAAATAATTCAGCTAAACTGCATTGGAGCCTCGCTCACCTGTTCTTATCCTAATCACTTCTTCAACATCAGAAACGAATATTTTTCCGTCCCCAACATCACCTGTTCTGGCGCTTTCAAGAATTATGTCAATGATATCCTCCAAATCCTCTTCATTAACAATTAATTCAACCCTTGTTTTTGGAATCAAATCTATACAGTAGCTTGAACCCCTGTAGGATTCTTTAGTACCTGTTTGTCTGCCCCTTCCTTTTACAGTAGACACATTCATTCCTTCACAACCTGATGTTAAAAGTGCATGTTTAACATTTTCAAACATTTCCTCACGAATAACCGCAATAATCCTTTTCATAATATCACCAATAATTTTTAAATCCTGTAACCTGATTCCTTGTGCAATGCAGAATCAAGGCCCCTAATTTCTTCTTTATCTTCAACTCTTAAACCTATGACCTTATCCAATATTTTTGCAATAAGCAAGCTTACAACAAATGAGTAAACTACAGTTGCCACAACCGCTATCAGCTGAATTATCAACTGGTTGGGATTTCCATAAAATAGCCCGGCCACTCCATTAATGGCAGGACATGCAAACAGACCTGTAGCTATCAATCCCCAGACACCTGACAGTCCGTGAACTCCAAATACATCCAAAGCATCATCATAACCAAATCTGCCTTTAAGATTGTAAACAGCCAAATAAGATATTACGGCCGCACCGATTCCGATAACTATTGAACCTGAAAGAGTAACAAAACCTGAAGCTGGAGTAATAGCCACCAACCCTGCAACGGCACCGGTAATTGCGCCCAAAACTGTTGGTTTTCCGATTTTTATAACATCAAAAATGACCCAAAGAATCATTGCAACGGCCGCTGCAGTATTTGAAACAAGAATGGCAGAACCTGCAAGCCCGTTAGCGGCAAGAGAAGATCCTCCATTGAATCCCATCCATCCAAACCATAAAAATCCTGCTCCTAAAACTGAATAGCCCATGTTATGAGGAAGCAATGAAGGGTCCTTTCTTTTTCCCAATATTAATGCCAATGCAAGAGCGGAAACTCCGGAATTGACCTCAACGGCAACTCCTCCTGCAAAATCAATTGCGCCCATGTTCATCAGCCATCCTCCACCCCAAATCCAATGACATATCGGGATGTAAACTATGCTGACCCATAAAATAATGAATAAAATCCATGCTCTGGACTTCATCCTTCCAACAATCGAACCGGAAACGACAGCTGCAGTCAATGCAGCGAAAGTTAACTGGAAACCTGCAAATACAAATGTAGGAATAGTGCCTGTTAATGAATCAACACCTATCCCTTCCATAAACAAGTTTTGAGGGATTCCAATTATACCTGCATAACTTTCAGGAGCAAAAGCTATCTGATAACCATATAAAATCCATATTATGCTTGCTATCGCAAATGCAATAAGCGACAGAAACATCGAGTTTAATACGTTTTTTCTTTTGGATAAACCACCATAAAAAAATGCAATACCCGGAACGCTCATCAGCAAAACCATAATTGTTGCAACAAGCATCCAGGCAGTATTTCCTGTACTTAACACCATAATAATCACTAAAAATAAAATTAATGAAATTAAAACATCGGAATACCTTTTCCGACATAAATATATTGTAAAAAATAGTATTTAAAATTTAAGAAATAAAAAAATAGAGAAAAAATAGAAGAGATTATTTTCCAATATCTTCTACCAGTTCTTTTGCATAAGGAGTTATATTTTCATCAAGCATACGCTCTAAAAACTCACCGGTGTATGTTCCGGCACTTGCAATGTCTTCAGGAGTTCCAGTAGCAATTACCTCTCCACCACCGTCTCCGCCTTCAGGACCAAGGTCAATGATATGGTCAGCAGTTTTAATAACATCCAGATTATGTTCAATGACAACTACAGAATTACCCGCATCAGTAAGTCTGGCTAAAACATCCAATAATCTTTTAATATCTGCAAAATGAAGACCTGTAGTAGGTTCATCCAAGATATACAATGTTTTGCCGGTACTTGTTCTGGACAGTTCTTTTGCAAGCTTGATTCTTTGTGCTTCACCACCGGACAATGTTGTTGCAGGCTGACCGATTTTCATATATCCTAGTCCCACATCATACAGTGTCTGGAGTTTTTTGGTGATTTTTGGAATGTTTTCAAAGAATTCCAATGCCTCTTCAACAGTCATTTCAAGGACTTCATAGATATTTTTACCTTTATATCTTATATCCAAAGTCTCTTCATTGTATCTTTTACCGCCGCAGACTTCACATGGAACATAAACATCAGCCAAAAAGTGCATTTCAATTTGAACAATACCGTCACCGGAACATGCTTCACATCTTCCGCCCTTGACGTTAAATGAGAATCTTCCAGGTTTATAGCCTCTTGCTTTTGATTCAGGAGTGTTTGCAAACAAATCACGAATATCTGTAAATACACCAGTATATGTCGCAGGGTTGGATCTAGGAGTTCTTCCAATAGGTTTTTGATCTATTGCAATAACTTTATCTATATTTTCCAAACCTTCAATTTCATCATATTTTCCTGCAAAAGTGAATTTTTTAGCCAGTTTTCCCTGAGCCCCTTTATATAGGATTTCATTTATTAAACTGCTTTTACCTGAACCGCTTACGCCTGTTACACAGGTAAATTTGCCCAATGGGATTTCAACATCTATATGCTTGAGATTATTTTGAGAAGCACCTTTGATGTTGATAAACAATCCGTTACCTTCCCTTCTGGTTTTAGGAATATCGATTTTTTTGGCTCTTGAAATATACTGGCCGGTAATGGAGTCGGGATTTTTCATAATGTCAATAGGTTTTCCCTGAGCAACAATCTTACCTCCGTGCTCACCTGCACCTGGACCAATATCTACAACATAATCTGCAGATAAAATAGTTTCCTCATCGTGTTCAACGACAACCAATGTATTTCCCAAATCCTTAAGCCTTTTAAGTGCTTCAATAAGTTTAATATTATCTCTTTGATGAAGTCCAATACTTGGCTCATCAAGAATATATAAAACACCAACCAGCCCTGAACCTATTTGGGTGGCCAGTCTGATACGCTGTGCTTCACCACCTGAAAGAGTACCTGAAGACCTTGACATTGACAGATAATCAAGTCCAACCTCAACTAAAAAGCTTAAACGTTCTTTAACTTCCTTTAAAACTTCTTTTGCAATGAAATTTTCTCTTTCAGTCAGTTCCAAATCCTGGAAGAATTGATATGAATCCTTGATTGCCATATCACAAACATCAATGATTGATTTTCCGCCAACAGTAACTGCCAAAATTTCCGGCCTTAAACGTTTTCCGTCACAAACATGACATTTTCTGTCACTCATGAATTTTGAGATGTATTTTCTTGAATAGTTTGATTTGGTTTCAAGATATAATCTTTCCATTCTTGGAATGACCCCTTCAAATTTACGGTTTACCATGTAAGACTTATTTCTTCTTTTAAAAGTAAATGGAATCTTATCATTGCATCCATAAAGAATTGTATCCTGATATTCAGGGTCCAGTTCATTGAATGGAACGTCCATACTGAAATTGAAATGCTTTGAAACCGCTTCAAGCATTTGATAATAATAATTTTCCCTTTTTGAAGACTTTGACCAAGGTGCAATTGCACCTTCATTCAATGTTAATGTCTTATCAGGAACAATCAAATCAGGGTCAATCTCCATTTTGGAACCGATTCCATTACATTCAGGACAAGCCCCCTGAGGAGCATTGAATGAAAACATCCTAGGAGTTAATTCCTCAAAATTTATTCCACAGTCAACACAGGCAAAGTGTTCGGAGTATTTTTTCTCATATTCTTCTTCACCGTTATCAAACAGGACTGAAACCAAACCTTCAGTAAATTCAGCTGCAGTTTCAAGAGAATCAACAAGCCTTCTTTTGAAATCAACATCCTTTCTGGTTTTTAATCTGTCAACAACCACATCAATATTATGTCTGTATGTTTTTGCAAGCTCTATATCTTCATCCAAGTCCCTTATCTCACCATCGACTCGGACTCTTACAAAACCTTTATTTCTTAAATCTTCAAGAACATCCTTGAACTGTCCTTTTTTATCACGAACAATAGGAGAGAGAATCTGGATTTTAATTCCTTCCCCCTCTTCAATTATAGAATCTCCAATCTGACCTAAAGTCTGTTGTGAGATTTCCTTTCCACAGTTAGGACAATGAGGAATTCCAATTCTTGCAAATAATAATCTTAAATAATCATAAATTTCTGTAATTGTACCTACAGTTGATCTCGGGTTTTCTCTTGTGGTTTTCTGGTCTATTGAAATAGCTGGTGACAATCCTTCAATTGATTCCATCTCCGGCTTTTTCATTTGACCCAGGAATTGTCTTGCATAAGCTGAGAGTGATTCCACATATCTGCGCTGTCCTTCAGCATAGATTGTATCAAAAGCCAATGAAGACTTTCCGGACCCACTGAGACCTGTAATTACAATGAATTCATCACGGGGAACACTGACATCAATATCCTGAAGATTATGCTCACGTGCACCCTTAATGACAATTTGTTTTTTAGAATCTTCTGCCATAATAATCTCCTAAAATTA from uncultured Methanobrevibacter sp. includes:
- a CDS encoding MIP/aquaporin family protein, giving the protein MTCNIRKKFFAELLGTFFLVFFGTGSAVVTLLISESVTPGLAGIGLLGGLGDWIAIALTFGLTVMVCIYVFGKISGAHLNPAVTIGLLVTKNIALVDSIYYIVAQVIGACLASLSLFLCLGAPAVAVGGLGATAPGLGVSYMQAMFAEFLGTFFLMMVVMGVAVDKKAEPGFAGISIGMTVAAVIAVLGAFTGASINPARTFGPYLMDMILGGQNLWGFFPIYLVGPILGAICAAFAYAYLAKGSGVCELPQPFNDE
- the uvrA gene encoding excinuclease ABC subunit UvrA, with the translated sequence MAEDSKKQIVIKGAREHNLQDIDVSVPRDEFIVITGLSGSGKSSLAFDTIYAEGQRRYVESLSAYARQFLGQMKKPEMESIEGLSPAISIDQKTTRENPRSTVGTITEIYDYLRLLFARIGIPHCPNCGKEISQQTLGQIGDSIIEEGEGIKIQILSPIVRDKKGQFKDVLEDLRNKGFVRVRVDGEIRDLDEDIELAKTYRHNIDVVVDRLKTRKDVDFKRRLVDSLETAAEFTEGLVSVLFDNGEEEYEKKYSEHFACVDCGINFEELTPRMFSFNAPQGACPECNGIGSKMEIDPDLIVPDKTLTLNEGAIAPWSKSSKRENYYYQMLEAVSKHFNFSMDVPFNELDPEYQDTILYGCNDKIPFTFKRRNKSYMVNRKFEGVIPRMERLYLETKSNYSRKYISKFMSDRKCHVCDGKRLRPEILAVTVGGKSIIDVCDMAIKDSYQFFQDLELTERENFIAKEVLKEVKERLSFLVEVGLDYLSMSRSSGTLSGGEAQRIRLATQIGSGLVGVLYILDEPSIGLHQRDNIKLIEALKRLKDLGNTLVVVEHDEETILSADYVVDIGPGAGEHGGKIVAQGKPIDIMKNPDSITGQYISRAKKIDIPKTRREGNGLFINIKGASQNNLKHIDVEIPLGKFTCVTGVSGSGKSSLINEILYKGAQGKLAKKFTFAGKYDEIEGLENIDKVIAIDQKPIGRTPRSNPATYTGVFTDIRDLFANTPESKARGYKPGRFSFNVKGGRCEACSGDGIVQIEMHFLADVYVPCEVCGGKRYNEETLDIRYKGKNIYEVLEMTVEEALEFFENIPKITKKLQTLYDVGLGYMKIGQPATTLSGGEAQRIKLAKELSRTSTGKTLYILDEPTTGLHFADIKRLLDVLARLTDAGNSVVVIEHNLDVIKTADHIIDLGPEGGDGGGEVIATGTPEDIASAGTYTGEFLERMLDENITPYAKELVEDIGK
- a CDS encoding SHOCT domain-containing protein → MGLFSNNKSEEEIFEEALAENNIFEGVSCKVVFPVTDLKISTHDGFTRGVATLTLGIVGWAATSGIKQTEQNRVLQTELQVVNKGIVFKKSTRDQKDLRIPYDNIVKANRKEGMFEFTILLLENQEIHVHLFSIKGELNSPLYVRNHLTNIINERACGAQYEEGGWGLEHGTAEPQETKQENGSLLDELERLGNMYKEGLLTDDEFALAKKKLLGGD
- a CDS encoding ammonium transporter, which encodes MVLSTGNTAWMLVATIMVLLMSVPGIAFFYGGLSKRKNVLNSMFLSLIAFAIASIIWILYGYQIAFAPESYAGIIGIPQNLFMEGIGVDSLTGTIPTFVFAGFQLTFAALTAAVVSGSIVGRMKSRAWILFIILWVSIVYIPICHWIWGGGWLMNMGAIDFAGGVAVEVNSGVSALALALILGKRKDPSLLPHNMGYSVLGAGFLWFGWMGFNGGSSLAANGLAGSAILVSNTAAAVAMILWVIFDVIKIGKPTVLGAITGAVAGLVAITPASGFVTLSGSIVIGIGAAVISYLAVYNLKGRFGYDDALDVFGVHGLSGVWGLIATGLFACPAINGVAGLFYGNPNQLIIQLIAVVATVVYSFVVSLLIAKILDKVIGLRVEDKEEIRGLDSALHKESGYRI
- a CDS encoding DUF368 domain-containing protein; translated protein: MGSADIVPGVSGGTIALITGIYGHLIESISKIKFAFIKPLFKGDFKGFKNALLEEIDFKFFIPLVLGIGIAFLTLAKVVTYCMEVHTALTYSFFFGLIIASAVILFRKLSKISLKNILFAFIGLILTYIFVSINPIAANHALPVIFISGMIAICAMILPGISGSFLLLLLGQYAYMLDAIHELRITELVVFVIGAVIGILGFSKILNYLIKNHEEVTMAFLIGVMLGSLRVPGYEIMSSVSLNFASLLPCLVVAVIAFVIIIIMETKFDYIE
- a CDS encoding DUF2193 domain-containing protein yields the protein MRELYEKMINESISAQKADVAVISENRYNDFKITDAKLYADVVAGMKALDNQAESVINLHKESVKNHYEILSSITDTLKCEDDPFIEHFQTPPVLEILCEEDGEFADSVDKFIQAIADNEALVAKESIRRYGGFYGPTCVVDFALMPGSTSNVVNQILQKTDIPEAHKQAILSAKSWGMNTSYGIGDAFANAIEAGATAAEATEKEIAALQMIYKTPIEGQATLMDDADHSSFDVRDYMNKYKKAMTSAVKSAMDDGVHYGNIVTVPAYCVGDIGHHIGQSTYNMCKDDVTLAIVRSTADVIANTLTSNLDNYKSEFDVLKLATGSSACATEFILELDGFNAPMVVDLFSKRFHNFVQQYPTRGAAAELHNCDFMDMIYRGFNAISAARKFRAGTGGELVPKINGFAVDLSPILESEIVMNPQRYTYPACAITVRFSSLMRLADYPCLLTSEPITATMMTNIIALNKEAPGSPVRGCKNCAAASLVDNKHEYCQWREAV
- a CDS encoding P-II family nitrogen regulator, whose amino-acid sequence is MKRIIAVIREEMFENVKHALLTSGCEGMNVSTVKGRGRQTGTKESYRGSSYCIDLIPKTRVELIVNEEDLEDIIDIILESARTGDVGDGKIFVSDVEEVIRIRTGERGSNAV